The genomic window ACCTCCTCCAGGCTGAACGGCTTGGTGACGTAGTCGTCACCGCCCGCCGTCAGCCCGGCGATCCGGTCCTCGACGGCGTCCTTCGCGGTGAGGAACAGCACGGGCACGTCGGGGAGTTCGCGCCGCAGCCGGCTGAGGACGGCGAGCCCGTCCATGTCGGGCAGCATCATGTCCAGGAGGACGGCGTCGGGCCGGAATTCGCGCGCCGAGCGCACGGCGCCCGCGCCGTCCCCTGCGCTGCGCACCTGCCACCCCTCGTAGCGCAGCGCCATGGAGAGCAGCTCGGTGAGGGACGCCTCGTCGTCCACGACGAGCACGCGGACGGGGCCGCCGTCCGGCCTGCGCAGATCCGTACGTCCTTGGGGAGAGGTCGTCGTCGTCATGGTGTCCCACCCTGGGGTACCGCAGTGAGAGCGGCCTTTGCCTCACCTGTGAATTCCCTGAGAACCGTCTCAGGGAGCTTCAGGGTTTTCAGTGGCCTCAGGGTTTGCAGGGAGCTCCAGGGTCTGCGAGGAGCTTCAGGGTTTGAGCGAGAACAGCCGGACGGCGTTCTCGTAGCAGACCGCTCGCAGCCAGTCGTCCCCGAACCCCAGCCGCTCCAGTGCCTCCAACTGGTGCAGATACGGATACGGGATGTTCGGGAAGTCCGTCCCGAGGAGCACCCGCTCGCCGAGATCGGCCAGCCGCCCCCGCTCGCCCGCCGGGAACGGCGTGATGCGCTCGCTGAACTCCGTGAACGCCATCGTGGTGTCCAGCCGCACCTCCCCGTACCGCTCGGCGAGCTCCAGGAAGTCCCCGTACTCGGGCATCCCCATGTGCGCCACGACCAGCGGCAGCCGTGGATGGCGCGCGAGGAGCCGGGCGACCGGGCCCGGCCCGGTGAACGCGCCCGGCGCCGGGCCCGAGCCGCAGTGCATGACCACCGGCACGCCGGCCTCGGCGAGCAGCCCCCACACCGGTTCGAGCAGCGGGTCGTTGGGGTCGTACGCGCCCACCTGGATGTGCGACTTGAAGACCTGCGCACCGCTCTCGACGGCCCGGCGGACATAGCGCCCGACGCCCTCCTCGGGGAAGAGCGTCGCCGTGTGCAGACACCCGGGCGTCCGGGCGGCGAAGCCGGCGGCCCAGTCGTTGAGCCACTCGGCCATGCCCGCCTTGTGCGGATACAGCATCGAGGTGAAGTGCCCGACCCCGAACTCCCGCAGCAGACCGACCCGCCGGTCCTCCTCCTCGCGGTACGTGATGGGCCACTCCATGCCGGTCAGCGGCCCGACGGCGTCGAAGTACGCCCACACCTTGTCGAGGACGCGCTCGGGCATGAAGTGCGTGTGCACGTCGACGAGTCCGGGCAGCCCGAGCCGCTCC from Streptomyces formicae includes these protein-coding regions:
- a CDS encoding amidohydrolase family protein encodes the protein MSAGSSGATALYGSEAQAVRAFWERLGLPGLVDVHTHFMPERVLDKVWAYFDAVGPLTGMEWPITYREEEDRRVGLLREFGVGHFTSMLYPHKAGMAEWLNDWAAGFAARTPGCLHTATLFPEEGVGRYVRRAVESGAQVFKSHIQVGAYDPNDPLLEPVWGLLAEAGVPVVMHCGSGPAPGAFTGPGPVARLLARHPRLPLVVAHMGMPEYGDFLELAERYGEVRLDTTMAFTEFSERITPFPAGERGRLADLGERVLLGTDFPNIPYPYLHQLEALERLGFGDDWLRAVCYENAVRLFSLKP
- a CDS encoding response regulator transcription factor, translating into MTTTTSPQGRTDLRRPDGGPVRVLVVDDEASLTELLSMALRYEGWQVRSAGDGAGAVRSAREFRPDAVLLDMMLPDMDGLAVLSRLRRELPDVPVLFLTAKDAVEDRIAGLTAGGDDYVTKPFSLEEVVARLRGLIRRSGAAAAVRSESLLVVGDLTLDEDSHEVTRGGASIHLTATEFELLRYLMRNPRRVLSKAQILDRVWSYDFGGQANVVELYISYLRRKIDAGRSPMIHTRRGAGYLIKPGE